From Erigeron canadensis isolate Cc75 chromosome 8, C_canadensis_v1, whole genome shotgun sequence, one genomic window encodes:
- the LOC122578711 gene encoding protein NLP3-like gives MDGDDVKSSDVGGGGGGGSAMGRIADKMRNNLCLEPPTRPFSGESRYLTSLWVAECGGEPPDEPASPSVDSSLSSISSLERRANSDQQKLQDKIKSALKRLAFREQRVLVQFWYPQAVGKHRLLTTMDQPFGLGVKDDQGLLLYRKHSERNPFLVDKDHQEEDRSPLARVFRRGLPEWTSDLLNYNPRQFPLQDCAISCNLHGYLALPVFDFATRLCVGVLELLMSSNYTSVAYEVQHFHRVLKNLDLRTPQAFDYPTFNVHNQHKQNELENILSILKDVCYIHKLPFGQTWVLSPMNSFVSHDKVLMKSCNSFDTTCRGKVCMSTVALPFHIQDLGTWPFWKACRKQHLDKSQGVVGRALSYRGTSFCGDVTKLSEEVYPLVHNARMTGLTCCFATYLHNVVGNNEYVLEFFLPLDMRDGILLPNVVQTLKQKVEVTSTFELGDTSSIQVVGAREGSSLSLDIDPPIFSTATTNSRILEMVSSDSESMAANVTNTKSANSPNQWSPKQKYPNKFGAIITNSKNLVRDEVVKDNVDVLGASKNSKFTYPPVSMKKSSEAITDAVEKNNRLKQGRKRKITLTMESVGERTGKTIDQAAKSLEVSESSQGHDMPRRPFPKYNKIDDHGTSSTTLQKSWSRPSKVRFSISVLVFLLVRVKRWSCSRKRHGFSGKWWSCGKHRHLPCKSDSIYQAACLMMQLKRWRNKTIGHVIKNRDHPDVYGSTLEPEYTTQIVNTYLHGETSLAHASPKKTNISDSRMVTVKATFRDDMIKFQFWTSSSLLELENEVARRFKFKSRMFRLKYKDEDNDLILLACDADLHTLLGYSASNSTIKLIVLTND, from the exons atggatGGCGATGATGTTAAATCATCcgatgttggtggtggtggtggtggtggttctGCTATGGGTCGGATAGCAGATAAGATGAGGAATAATTTATGTTTAGAACCACCGACACGGCCTTTTTCCGGCGAGTCCAGATACCTTACCTCTCTTTGGGTTGCTGAGTGCGGAGGAGAACCACCAGATGAACCAGCCTCTCCATCTGTTGACTCTTCTCTTTCCTCAATCTCCA GTCTTGAGCGGAGAGCCAACAGTGATCAACAAAAATTACAAGATAAGATAAAATCTGCACTAAAACGATTAGCTTTCCGCGAACAACGTGTTCTTGTTCAGTTTTGGTATCCTCAAGCCGTTGGGAAACACCGGTTACTTACAACCATGGACCAACCTTTTGGTCTAGGGGTAAAAGATGACCAAGGGCTTCTTTTGTATAGGAAGCACTCGGAGCGTAACCCTTTTCTTGTGGATAAAGATCATCAAGAAGAAGACCGTAGTCCTCTTGCCCGTGTATTTAGGCGAGGATTGCCAGAATGGACTTCTGATTTACTAAATTACAATCCCAGACAATTTCCACTACAAGATTGTGCTATTAGTTGCAATCTCCATGGGTATTTGGCTTTACCTGTCTTTGACTTTGCTACTAGGTTGTGTGTTGGTGTCCTTGAACTGTTGATGTCTTCGAATTATACGAGTGTTGCTTACGAGGTTCAACATTTCCACAGGGTGCTCAAG AACTTGGATCTAAGAACCCCCCAAGCATTTGATTATCCTACTTTCAAT GTTCACaatcaacacaaacaaaatgagttggaaaatatattaagtattcTGAAAGATGTGTGTTACATCCACAAACTACCTTTTGGTCAGACATGGGTTTTGTCCCCAATGAATAGTTTTGTTTCCCATGACAAAGTTCTAATGAAGAGTTGTAATAGCTTTGACACTACATGTCGTGGGAAAGTTTGTATGTCAACGGTTGCTCTACCGTTTCATATCCAAGACTTGGGCACGTGGCCTTTTTGGAAAGCATGTAGAAAACAACATCTGGACAAGTCACAAGGCGTTGTTGGGAGAGCTCTATCATATAGAGGCACATCATTTTGTGGAGATGTAACCAAACTTAGTGAAGAAGTGTACCCGTTGGTCCACAATGCACGCATGACTGGGTTAACGTGTTGCTTTGCTACATATTTGCATAATGTTGTAGGCAATAATGAGTATGTGCTAGAGTTTTTTCTTCCATTAGATATGCGTGATGGTATATTACTACCAAATGTGGTGCAAACATTGAAACAGAAAGTAGAGGTAACTTCTACATTTGAACTGGGTGACACATCATCTATACAGGTAGTTGGAGCTAGGGAAGGCAGTAGCCTATCTTTAGATATCGACCCCCCGATATTCTCAACAGCAACTACAAACAGCAGGATATTGGAGATGGTTTCATCAGATTCAGAGTCGATGGCAGCTAATGTTACCAATACCAAGTCTGCAAATTCCCCTAACCAATGGTCACCCAAACAAAAATATCCAAATAAATTTGGCGCTATCATCACTAATTCCAAAAATCTGGTTCGCGATGAGGTTGTAAAAGACAACGTTGATGTACTCGGTGCAAGTAAAAACAGTAAATTTACCTACCCCCCTGTCAGCATGAAGAAATCGAGTGAAGCCATCACTGATGCAGTAGAAAAAAACAACCGTCTAAAACAGGGCAGAAAACGTAAAATCACTCTTACAATGGAGTCAGTTGGGGAACGTACAGGAAAAACAATAGATCAAGCTGCCAAGAGCCTTGAAG TTAGTGAGTCTAGTCAAGGGCATGATATGCCCAGAAGGCCATTCCCAAAGTACAACAAAATAGATGATCATGGTACCAGTTCAACGACGTTACAAAAATCATGGTCAAGGCCTTCAAAAGTACGTTTTAGTATATCTGTTCTTGTATTCTTGCTGGTAAGGGTTAAGCGATGGAGTTGTTCTAGGAAACGACACGGTTTTTCTGGCAAGTGGTGGAGTTGTGGCAAGCATCGTCATCTTCCTTGTAAATCAGATTCTATATACCAAGCAGCATGCCTAATGATGCAGTTGAAACGGTGGAGAAATAAGACAATCGGGCATGTAATAAAGAACAGAGATCACCCTGATGTGTATGGGAGCACATTAGAACCCGAATATACAACACAAATTGTAAACACATATTTACATGGCGAGACTAGTCTTGCTCATGCATCACCGAAAAAGACTAACATCTCAGATTCAAGAATGGTGACTGTGAAGGCAACCTTTAGAGATGATATGATAAAGTTTCAGTTCTGGACTTCATCTAGCTTATTGGAACTGGAAAACGAGGTGGCACGAAGATTTAAGTTTAAGAGTAGAATGTTCCGCCTAAAATATAAGGATGAAGATAATGACCTGATACTTCTTGCTTGTGATGCCGACTTGCACACTCTTCTTGGATATTCTGCTAGCAACAGTACTATCAAATTAATCGTCTTGACCAACGATTAA
- the LOC122610993 gene encoding potassium channel AKT2/3-like: MNYKMKKLFKQDNFHQIPGSFQYWELRSAGERQYLTVEGQPFLLNIDDIRLVMYRKNCLNYPNWSVQTITNNEPYLVACLAAQRGVAAQRTQFDPIQCMGQLAVPVYDPAGSDAVVGVIDFTTIVEKESYAAEFIHIEYLLKKAGLATKPMERMIKAVYKGDTIKFPLSFSSRITCLWEEVKMRFKTHSNCFRICSLENTVWACRLLSWVCYDFGVSVELSSFSPGDVVFGALCWMYLLLITFLAVLYPHEGRTWIGSINPNFREAVLYILYISAIYWSITTMTTVGYGDLHAENAAEMVFIIFYMLFNLGLTAYIIGNMTNLVVEGTRRTMEFRNSIEAASSFVGRNRLPTRLREQILAYMCLRFKAESLNQQQLIEQLPKTICKSIRQHLFLPTVQRVYLFEGVSREILLLLVADMKAEFIPPREDVIIQNEAPDDVYIIVSGEVEIIECEAMEKEQVLGILHSDEMFGEVGALCCRPQSYIYRTKTLSQLLRFKTIALIEAMQTKQPDNVSILKNFLQHHKKLKDLNLGDLLLDGGEESGDGDPNMSMNLLTVAGTGNAAFLDELLKARLDPDISDSKGRTPLHIAASKGHEECVLVLLRHACNIHLRDVDGNTALWDAIASNYHSIFRILFHWASISDPFTAGELLCTAAKRNDISVMKGLLKHGLPVDSKDHHGSTTIQIAVSENNIEMVKLLVMNGADVNDHTIKTKIPAESLIDLVAKREVGHRIMMPDQEPMMEKIDHVEKDTLGNLNGKFVGRVSIYKGLPMVRKKIGCTEAGKLIMMPSSLMALKIIAGEKFGFDATNAVVTDEDGAEIDSIEVIRDNDKLFIGDIR; the protein is encoded by the exons ATGAACTACAAGATGAAGAAATTGTTTAAGCAAGATAACTTTCACCAAATTCCAGGTTCATTTCAATATTGGGAACTCAGATCAGCTGGCGAGCGGCAATATCTTACCGTGGAAGGTCAACCTTTTCTATTAAATATAGATGATATACGGCTTGTAATGTATAGGAAAAACTGCCTCAATTACCCAAATTGGTCTGTTCAAACAATCACAAACAATGAGCCTTACTTGGTGGCTTGCCTAGCAGCTCAAAGAGGGGTTGCTGCTCAACGGACACAATTTGACCCTATTCAATGTATGGGCCAATTAGCTGTGCCTGTATATGATCCGGCTGGTAGTGATGCAGTTGTTGGTGTCATCGATTTCACCACAATCGTTGAGAAAGAAAGTTATGCTGCCGAGTTCATTCATATTGAGTATTTGCTAAAG AAGGCAGGCTTAGCAACTAAACCTATGGAAAGGATGATAAAAGCTGTTTACAAGGGTGATACCATCAAGTTTCCACTCTCTTTCTCGTCCAGAATCACATGCTTATGGGAGGAAGTCAAAATGAGGTTCAAGACG CATTCGAATTGCTTTCGTATTTGCTCACTGGAAAACACCGTATGGGCTTGCCGTCTACTGTCTTGGGTTTGCTACGATTTTGGCGTCTCCGTCGAGTTAAGCAGTTTTTCACCCG GTGACGTTGTTTTTGGTGCATTGTGCTGGATGTATCTACTACTTATTACTTTCTTAGCAGTGTTGTATCCACATGAAGGAAGGACATGGATTGGGTCAATAAACCCGAATTTCAGAGAAGCTGTTCTGTATATCTTATACATATCTGCGATATATTGGTCTATAACCACTATGACCACTGTCGGTTATGGTGATCTCCACGCAGAGAATGCAGCCGAGATGGTgtttataatcttttatatgCTTTTCAATCTTGGCCTCACTGCCTACATTATTGGCAACATGACGAATTTAGTAGTGGAAGGCACTCGTCGTACCATGGAATTC AGAAATAGCATTGAAGCTGCATCAAGTTTTGTGGGTCGGAATCGGTTGCCTACTAGGCTTAGAGAACAGATACTGGCATACATGTGCTTAAGGTTCAAGGCAGAGAGTTTGAATCAACAACAGTTGATTGAGCAGCTGCCGAAAACAATATGCAAAAGCATAAGACAACATTTGTTTTTGCCAACAGTTCAAAGAGTTTATTTGTTTGAAGGGGTCTCCAGAGAAATTCTGTTGCTTCTG GTAGCAGATATGAAAGCCGAATTCATACCACCAAGAGAAGATGTAATCATTCAAAATGAGGCACCTGATGATGTGTACATAATCGTGTCGGGAGAAGTAGAAATCATAGAATGTGAAGCAATGGAGAAAGAACAAGTATTGGGTATTCTACATTCAGATGAAATGTTTGGAGAAGTCGGTGCACTGTGCTGCAGGCCACAGTCTTACATTTATCGAACCAAGACCCTGAGCCAGCTCTTGCGGTTCAAAACCATTGCTCTAATTGAAGCAATGCAGACCAAACAGCCTGACAACGTGTCCATCCTAAAGAACTTTCTTCAG CATCACAAGAAGCTTAAAGATCTCAACTTAGGAGACTTATTGTTGGATGGCGGTGAAGAAAGTGGAGATGGAGATCCAAACATGTCAATGAATCTGCTTACGGTTGCTGGTACAGGCAATGCTGCATTTCTTGATGAACTCTTGAAAGCAAGGCTTGACCCTGATATCAGCGACTCAAAAGGAAGAACCCCATTG CACATTGCAGCATCAAAAGGGCATGAAGAATGTGTTTTGGTTCTTCTAAGACATGCATGCAACATACATCTTAGag ATGTGGATGGCAATACAGCATTATGGGATGCCATAGCCTCAAACTATCATTCAATATTTCGTATCCTTTTCCATTGGGCTTCCATTTCCGACCCGTTTACAGCTGGTGAGCTCTTGTGCACAGCAGCAAAGAGAAATGACATATCAGTGATGAAGGGCCTCTTGAAACACGGTCTGCCTGTAGACTCGAAAGACCACCATGGATCAACAACTATCCAAATAGCAGTATCTGAAAACAACATAGAAATGGTAAAGCTTCTTGTGATGAATGGTGCTGATGTGAATGATCACACTATCAAGACCAAGATCCCTGCAGAGAGTTTGATAGATTTAGTTGCAAAGAGAGAGGTCGGGCACCGTATCATGATGCCAGATCAAGAGCCAATGATGGAAAAAATCGATCATGTGGAAAAGGATACTTTAGGAAACTTGAACGGAAAATTTGTTGGTCGAGTTAGTATTTACAAAGGACTGCCTATGGTAAGGAAGAAAATTGGTTGCACAGAGGCAGGGAAACTTATTATGATGCCAAGTTCACTAATGGCACTAAAGATCATTGCAg GTGAAAAGTTTGGATTCGATGCAACAAATGCAGTGGTTACAGATGAAGATGGAGCAGAGATCGACTCCATTGAAGTGATTAGAGATAATGACAAACTTTTTATAGGAGACATCCGTTAA